One segment of Capnocytophaga sp. oral taxon 878 DNA contains the following:
- a CDS encoding nucleotide pyrophosphohydrolase has translation MNIKNAQLEVDNWIKEHGVRYFNELTNMAQLTEEVGEVARIIARRYGEQSEKESDKNKDLGEELADVVFVVLCLANQTGINLQEAFDKKMLKKTQRDHNRHHNNDKLK, from the coding sequence ATGAACATTAAAAATGCACAATTAGAAGTTGATAACTGGATTAAAGAACACGGAGTACGCTATTTTAATGAGCTCACCAATATGGCTCAACTTACCGAAGAAGTAGGCGAAGTAGCACGTATCATCGCACGCCGTTATGGAGAGCAATCAGAGAAAGAAAGCGATAAAAATAAAGACTTAGGTGAAGAACTTGCCGATGTAGTTTTTGTAGTACTCTGTTTAGCTAACCAAACAGGCATTAATCTCCAAGAAGCTTTTGATAAAAAAATGCTCAAGAAAACCCAACGAGACCATAACCGCCATCATAATAACGACAAACTTAAATAA
- the gldN gene encoding gliding motility protein GldN → MSYMKNIIVLLILLFTFQLSSAQVNILNAKVATDIGVKTAAQIEADNDKPLPYGYVDDRDILWSVEVWEVIDLNERVNFPLLFPTDTLEVDAYRRSLYDVLLKNIKNGKIKDLYVDSYFTQTKTAESLEASMSKVDTLDVGYEQLNAGEDLSPEYITRRNLEAGDIAQYHIRGIWYFDKRQGELKYRLLALAPVAPDVNFIDSDDSTMSALVPLFWIFYPQVRDILHEAKTFNRKNDSRPMSFDHLLNARMFSSVIYQEANVYGDRKIKDYLPNNALLQLLEADKIKEKIRDREQDMWAN, encoded by the coding sequence ATGTCATATATGAAGAATATAATAGTACTATTAATCCTACTCTTTACCTTTCAGTTGTCTTCAGCACAGGTAAATATCCTAAATGCTAAGGTAGCAACTGATATAGGGGTTAAAACAGCAGCACAAATAGAAGCTGATAATGATAAACCCCTACCTTATGGGTATGTAGATGACCGAGATATCCTTTGGTCTGTAGAAGTATGGGAGGTAATAGACCTTAATGAACGCGTTAACTTTCCTCTGTTATTCCCTACAGATACTTTGGAAGTAGATGCTTATCGTCGTTCATTATATGATGTACTATTAAAGAATATCAAAAATGGTAAAATTAAAGATCTTTATGTAGATTCTTATTTTACTCAAACTAAAACAGCCGAATCATTGGAAGCTTCAATGTCAAAAGTTGATACCTTAGATGTAGGTTACGAGCAACTCAATGCTGGAGAAGATCTTTCTCCAGAATATATCACGCGCCGTAACTTAGAAGCTGGTGATATAGCTCAGTATCACATTCGTGGTATTTGGTATTTTGACAAACGTCAAGGTGAATTAAAATATCGTTTGCTTGCTTTAGCTCCTGTAGCTCCAGATGTGAACTTTATTGATTCTGATGACTCAACAATGTCAGCTTTAGTTCCTTTGTTTTGGATATTCTACCCTCAAGTACGAGATATATTGCATGAAGCTAAAACTTTCAACAGAAAGAATGACTCACGCCCTATGTCATTTGACCACTTGCTAAACGCTCGTATGTTTAGTTCAGTAATCTATCAAGAGGCTAACGTCTATGGCGATAGAAAAATTAAAGATTACTTACCTAATAATGCTCTTTTGCAGCTCTTAGAAGCTGATAAAATTAAAGAAAAAATACGTGATAGAGAGCAAGATATGTGGGCAAATTAA
- the gldM gene encoding gliding motility protein GldM — translation MAGGKASPRQKMINLMYLVFLAMIALNMGKQVLDAFGLVNIKFESANTRATNQISSAFEDLQTKASERPAQFAAILEQAKQIKAISSDLYNYIGEFKTGVENAIGQKDVPVDQKDYQAMDKSDYTDHLFFSEGATKGKEFVDKINSYREEVLKILGDNKAYANIVAKVKENFNTDDRKDKDGNKVKWLSFNFEGFPYIATLAKFSMMQSDILSIQQDFFSEALAGSLKSQVSMTNYTTLLEQGKGAYYQGEKFDGSIVLGRKDPTTRPNQVDIALDGRKLSANEYSIEDGRVKLNISAGNTGDHKITGNLFFDQDGERIAVPVAQSFSTIPKPNSAVISADKMNVVYRGVDNPITISMPGVPDNKIMASGQGLSKASGTGAWVMRPGQGKDVTITVTGELQGQRFSSSKLFRIKSIPRASTSIAGQISEAKLPKANLAVLPINAVLEDFDFDLHLQVNEFKVFIPGQPSVAIKGNRFNEQAKTAISRAKRGDKIQIFDVKASIVGNSTLKLPPVSPIIVEITN, via the coding sequence CAATATAAAATTTGAATCGGCAAATACAAGAGCAACTAATCAAATTAGCTCTGCTTTTGAAGATTTGCAAACAAAAGCAAGTGAACGCCCTGCTCAGTTTGCCGCAATATTAGAACAAGCAAAACAAATTAAAGCGATTTCGTCAGATTTGTATAACTATATTGGAGAATTTAAAACTGGGGTAGAGAATGCTATTGGTCAGAAAGATGTACCTGTAGATCAAAAAGATTATCAGGCTATGGATAAATCTGACTATACTGACCACTTATTCTTTTCTGAAGGAGCAACTAAAGGTAAAGAATTTGTGGATAAGATTAACTCTTATCGTGAAGAAGTACTAAAAATATTAGGTGATAATAAAGCTTATGCTAATATAGTAGCTAAAGTAAAAGAAAACTTTAACACTGATGATAGAAAAGATAAAGATGGCAATAAAGTAAAGTGGCTTTCTTTTAACTTTGAAGGATTCCCTTATATTGCTACTTTAGCAAAATTTTCAATGATGCAGTCAGACATCTTATCAATACAGCAAGATTTCTTTTCTGAGGCATTGGCAGGTAGTTTAAAATCACAAGTATCAATGACTAACTATACTACTTTGCTTGAACAAGGTAAAGGAGCCTACTATCAAGGAGAGAAATTTGATGGTTCAATTGTACTGGGTCGTAAAGATCCTACCACACGTCCAAACCAAGTAGATATTGCTTTAGACGGTAGAAAACTATCAGCTAATGAATATTCTATTGAAGATGGACGAGTAAAACTTAATATTAGTGCTGGTAATACAGGAGATCATAAAATTACAGGTAATCTATTCTTTGATCAAGATGGTGAGCGTATTGCAGTGCCTGTAGCACAATCTTTCTCAACAATTCCTAAACCTAATTCAGCAGTAATTTCAGCTGATAAGATGAACGTAGTTTACCGTGGTGTTGATAACCCTATCACTATTTCAATGCCTGGTGTACCTGATAACAAAATTATGGCTTCAGGACAAGGTCTTTCAAAAGCATCAGGTACTGGTGCTTGGGTAATGCGTCCAGGACAAGGTAAGGATGTTACTATTACGGTAACTGGTGAGTTGCAAGGTCAGCGCTTTAGCTCTTCTAAGTTATTCCGTATTAAGAGTATTCCTCGTGCTTCAACTAGTATAGCTGGACAAATATCTGAAGCAAAATTACCTAAGGCTAACTTAGCAGTGCTTCCTATTAATGCGGTGTTAGAAGACTTTGATTTCGACTTGCATCTACAAGTTAATGAGTTTAAAGTATTCATACCTGGACAACCTAGTGTGGCTATAAAAGGTAACCGTTTTAATGAGCAAGCTAAAACAGCTATTAGCCGTGCTAAAAGAGGTGATAAAATACAAATATTTGATGTTAAAGCAAGTATTGTGGGTAACTCAACTCTTAAATTACCTCCTGTATCACCTATCATCGTAGAAATAACAAACTAA